TAAAGGGGGACTTGAGCTATGGGAGAAAGGAGAgtttaagcttaatttgcacaaggaCAAAGCTTTGTACTTAATATCCGCCTAGCCTTGGCAGTTGTCTCAGTGTGGATATTTACCTAATTTCAGGATGCTGGCAGGAGGTCTGAATGCTTATATATCTGTagtctgtccttggatgtttgagaagtatctcagataaaatgcttttgtctggagatggccctggccagatactTACTaatggagatcattacagaaaggcacacagttgggggatgttatccaaataccccaaagtgtataggggaaattgtgcccaatgaatgatcaaccacactgttagaagttcttgggaaaagaatCCAATGGGAAAGCTACAATCGCACACAAGAGATTCACTGCAGGAAacggctaatattcaaaagccaatatcaccagtACTCCTTGGgtcttggctttatcctctggaagagccctgcTCTTCCAGGTACTAGCTTTTGCCATTGTCAGCTGAATTCCCACTTCATATTTCTGCGGCATGCAGCAGTATGTGATGCGCTCTATGAATGTTCATGGTAGGTAGAAGTGAGGAAACCTTGTTGGGCAGAGCAGGCGGTACATGTGTACAAAGATGAAGTAGCCCTCTTCTGCATCCATCAGGGACCCTGGCTAGGTTGCTCAAGTCAATCTGAGCAACACtgggaaagaacaagggagagCTGGGCTCAGAGAAGGGATAGCGATAGTTAACTATTCAGCCAAGAGCTCTGCCCAGGAGCGGAGCCACTGCTTCccacattttagatttatttttactttatgtgcatgagtgtttgcctgcatacatgtatgtacgccacatgtgtgcctggtgcccacaagagggtgttagatcccttggaactggggttGCAGCATTCCCAGCCACcatgagtgctggaaatcaaacctgggtgaTACAGAGCAGCgaaacccctgagccatctctccagagcctcGTGCAGACCCATCTGGCCTACTCAGCTGTCACGAGGTCCAGAGAGCCAGAAGAGCAGTGCAAAAACCTCTACCCACCTCAGAATCTGCCACCCCAATCTGTCAAGCAGGTACAACCATCCCTACCCCACCTAGTTTACTGAAGCCGACAGCCGTCAGGACTTTAGAAGTCAACACTCCAGGAATCCATCATAAAAACGAACAGTTTTTATTGGTCTCGGGGACAGGGTCAGAGGGAAAAATGGGGTGAAGAGATGGTAGCAAGTGCCCAGGGCACCTGCCTGGAGACCTGCGAGGAAAGAAGCCAGTGGTGGGCTGGAGGTCAGCACCTACAAGGAGGAGGCTGTAGCCTCACTCTCCATTGACCAGTCACATGACGCCTCAGGGAGGCACAATCCCCAGCCAGCTTGTTCTAAAGCTCTCACTGAGGTTTCTGTGAGTGTTGGCGAACTTTGCAAACTGTAGAGTGCAGTGCAGACACATGCAAGCCAGCTGCCTTTCTGTTAGACAGGCCCGTCTGGACTCTAGGGAGTACTGGCTATGGAAAACACTGTTGGAGGCTCAGGAGTTGGTCGCTCGAGCTTTCTCTCCCCCTCGACTTCCATGGCACCTCACGCCCTCCCCATGGGCCTTGGGGGGTGCGGGGGATGGAAGCGTTGTTCTGGAGCTGGCCCAGTTCCCACTCTGAGCTGAGGTAGAGGCCATCAGGGGGTCCTCAGCAAGGCCTGCAGGGGGCTTTGCTCCCTCGGAGGTGAATGGACGGGTAAGTTCTGGTGGCAGGGAAGGCCCGGCACCCTTTCTCCCGATGACCGCCTTCCAATACGCTCTTTCGTGCGTCTCAGTGAGGTCCATCCTTCTGCGTCCCGTTTCACTCCTGGGTGAGGAGCAGGATGACCACTGGTGTCTTCTTTCTCACCATATGCAATGTGGCTATGAGCCAAGGTAGTTTCTGACCCCTCCTGGCACCCACAGACCAAGAGGCCCAGCGTGGCAGAGGTCCTTCCCTCGGCAAAGTCTCAGCTCCGGAAGCGGCGCtgagaggagggctggggagcaCTGATGAAGAGGGCTGTGGGGAGGACTGGTGGGCCTCAGAGTAGGCcttaaagaggaaggagagggaggcccCGCACGACAGTCCCAGGGCCAGGAAGAAGGTCATGAGGGCTCCAGCCACCTCCCTCTCATGTGGCAGCACCTGCCtagaacacacagaaacagaagctTATTTAGAGAAGGCCAGGCCTGACCTTAGGGACAGCTTCTGGGCTCTCTGCTGTGCCTCTGCACTGGGGTTCTAGTCTGGGTCTCACCCCACCCTCTGCCACTATACCTGGCCTTTCTCTGGGCTCCAGTTCCCGCCTCTGTAAAAGCTGACAAAAAAGAACATCTCTCTGGACCTTTAGGGTCCAACTTTATAGGGGTCTAGATCCCATCCATCACTTTATTTCTCAACAGAGTGTCCCAGCTGGTTCTTCCTGTCATGCTGACTCTTCTCAGAGTCCCAGCTCTACTGCCCCTGTCAAAAAAGCTGGGCTACCTAGACAGGTAACCTCCCCAGTTCCTAGCCTGGGGTGCGTGCCACAGTGAAGGCCTGGCCCATAGGGTGGCACAGAGGTCTGAAGACAGCTACCTGGGGTTGATGGGCTCCCTCTGCAGATACGGGTCCCGAGCTAGGCCCTCCCCATCACCAGCACCCAACCCTTTGCTTCCCAGACCTGGGTGCCAGGCACATGGTGAGAGACACCAAGTAGCCGTTGGAAATGGCGAAGAGCAGCATAAACGTGATGAAGTAGGCGTCCTGCCTGAAGATGATGGGCAGCCGGGTGCGCTCGCGCACGTGACAGAGCATGAAGAGGGGCACGAACAGGAAGCGCAGGCACACCAGCAGGGGCAGCAGCCGGCTGTCCTCATCTGGCTGTGACAGAGGTTCAGGTGAGTGTGGGCCCTGCCGCGAGGGGGGCatgccgcgcgcgcgcgcgcgcgtatacAGACgcccccctggagctgaagttgtaGGCAACTGTGAGCAAagtgacatggtgctgggaaccaaactcagatcctctggaagagcagccactgctcttaaccattgggctctctctccagcccctgatcatTTCTTTATAAGAAGAGGATTTAGGccatggcacacgcctttaatcccagcactggggaggcagagccaggcaaggcAGGTCTATAGTCATGTATTAGTGCACCAGCATGTATTTCTCCAACCTGACCACAACTAGAACTACTGGCCGTTCTCCCAGATGGGACTCCAAGCAAGTGGGAGGCTGGGTCTCTAGGTTATGTCCCCCTAGGCTGCTGCTACTGTATTTGTTACTTTCCCGGGGAGCTTTCCCATAAGGACACAATGCCCCGCTGACAGCAATCCCCTAAGAATCACCTCCAATTTCCCACCAGCTACAAGAATCTTCACGCAGCAGAGTGCCAGGCTGGGGCATGGCACTCCACTAGACGTGGCGGCTTCTGCTTTGGAGGAACTCattccaggggccagtcacctgCTGCCAGTGAGGGGGCTGTTCCCATGTCAGGTCAGGGGGACTACTGAAGGCCACCTTTCTATGTTCCTGTGGACCCTTTGGTCCTGGTACTTCCTAACCCTCAGGCTGGGTCAGCCCCGACAAGCTCACCCATAGGAAGTAGGAAGTCAGGCTCCGGCCCAGCCAGTCCATGACGTTAAAGAGTAGAAAGCAGCAGATGGGGTTGAAGAACTGACCTAGGGAAGAGACAGCCAGTCACCCGGATCCCCAtctgtcccttcccttcccttccctccccaaggcctccttcaccccagcactcactccaCTTCCCGGGGCTGGTGGAGCTGGTCACCATGGCTGTGATGGCAGGAAAGACGGACAGGGTGACTGTGAAGACCAACACAAGGCACAGCGCCGTCAGCCAGATCTGGGAGCCGGAGGCAGGGTGTGAGTGGGCAGGGTAGTCCCGATCCTGCTGCCACAGCCCTACCCACTGCACCCCCAAGCCACTGTGACCTAGTGACATTAGGGGGTAAGCACTGAAGCCCGGGGCTGGGGAAAATGGTTAGGAGCCATCTCTTAGCTGAACCTTCCGGAAGACAACGAACCTTCTGGAAGACAACAAAGACGGAAGGTTTCCCTGGCTTCTGTGGCTCGTCCAGATCCAGCTCCGACTCTGGCTCCTTCTCAAGGTCAAGATCCAGAGCTGGGTCTGCCTTCTGGGGGCTGATGGGAATCCCATTCTTCTCatctaggggagagggaaggTTGAGGATCAGGCCCACGGCTCAAATTTCCAAAAAAACGAGTAAATCCCAGTGGTGAAAAAAGTGTCTCTTTCCAGCCAAACTGCAGGAGAAAGGGATTAATGGCGTTACTAGTCTCCTtactaatttatttgtttatttatcgcAGTGTTGGGGATTGGCCCATGGTTTCATGGGCTGTTAGACGTGTCACTGAATTACACCCCAGCActtacatgttttttgtttgtttgttttgtttatttttgaagatagATCTttttctagcccaggctagcctagaactctctattACCTAGACCTCTGACTTGCTATCCTGCCTATGTACTAGGCCATGAGTTAAGCATTTTGGATGGGGTCTCTCATTGTTCTCTGCAATGAAAGAATGGAGGCTAAGCTGGGcgtggcagcaaatgcctttagtctcagcacccaggaagcagaggcagacagtctGAGTCTGTGGCCGGCATGgcctacacagaaagaccctgttgccaaaaaacaacagtaacaagaaagaaagggagcaaTTCACTGATCCGCCCAAGGCTGTAGAGCCTAGAGACTGTGGATCCAGAATGTTCTCTGCGGCTCTTCCTTTTTGCTCAAGAGGAAACAGGCCCACAGGGTAGCAGGGATGGCGTCCCATCATGACCTGCCTCTGCTCACACGAGGCTCAAAGAGATGGGGCTGTCATGGCGACAGAAGGGACCGGTTCCCGGGAGTCTACTCGGACTtgctctctctcccacctcccctgcGAGGTCCTGGCATTTACCAGCTTGGAGGAGCTCAGCTTTGGTCTCTAGCTCCTGAACTGGGGCCTGGGACAGCTTCTTGGACAGGTAGTAGCGGGCAAACTCCTGCAGAAGAATCAGCAAGTCAGGTCTGCCCAAGGCCTGTCtgtaacaccaccaccacccccacccccggctgggaggctggggtccctgtggtggtttgaaagaaaatggcccctaaagggagtgacACTTGctgaagtgtggccttgctggaggaagagtctctctgggtgtgggctttgaggcttcctaTGCTTAAGttatgcccagtgtcacagttcactttcTTTATGCctggggatccagatgtagaactctcagctccttctccagcaccatgtctgcctgtgtgctaccatgttcTACCATGATGATGacggattaaacctctgaaactgtaagccaccccaattaaatgttttcctttataagagttgcggtggtcatggtgtctcctcacagcaacagaaatcctaccTAAGACTTGACTCCAGTCAACACCTCCTTTGGGGGGATAACTGAGGTCTCATCTCTCTCCCTTGGACTCTCCCAGGGCTTGCTTTCCCTAAGGTGGGGGTGTCTGGCCGAATGGCAGGCTTACCAGATGAGGCAGGCTAAGGTAACACACAATGGAGAGGAGGATGCCCACACAGGGGGTGATGAAGTACCCAAGGGCCGAGGTCTGGGCATCCACACCACCTGTGACAGAAACTTCAGCTGCAGAGGAGATGCAAGGCCCCCACGGTTTCCTCTAGTGTTGCCCGGTCAAAGGCCCAAGAGCCCTgttcctctgtctccaccccaTAATAACCCTGGCATCTTCCTCCTGTGTCCCAGGCCTCCTTCCCCAAACCGTAGAGGCTACCCAGCCCTCCAGCCACCAGGGGGACTCACTGGCCATGGACATGAGCATTGCAAGGGCTGCGAAGATGCCAGCCAGGCCCTGGCCACTGAGGAAGAGGGTGCTGTAGGTGGAAGGCATGGTGCCCAGCTGCCCGAAGAGGCTGCCTTGAAGCACTGCACAGAAAGCTGGAGAGACAGGGGAGGAATCAGCCCTCCCAGGCAGCCTTGGAGGCATCTGAGGAAGCGTCCATTAGGGGCATGGGAAACTCTGGTCCAGGCTGGGCAGTCTGCTACAACACCCCCGTCTCCCGCtctctcttttattcatttatttatttatttatttgagacagggtctcactatgtagctttcgATAGCCAGGAAGTCCCTCTgttagagcaggctggcctcgaactcacagagatctacctgcctctgactcccaagtgctaggattaaaggcatgcaccaccattacTCTTTTGAGATAACCACTGGTCTGTGGGACTTCTGACTACGGCCTGCTCCTAGGTCACTAAGGGTCTGAGACAAGTGACTTCCCTCTCTCTgggatcagttttttttttttttttttgggggggggggatttgggTGATAATGGCATTGTCTTCCTTCACGGATCTGTTGGGCTGCTCCAGCACAAggaagaagtgggaggagggaagggggggcgGAAAGGCAGATGTGCTTACAGTTGATGAACCAGACGGACGCCATGGTGATGGAAAAGAACAGCCCGGGGCTCAAGTCCACCTTCACCAATGCTGCCGTCAGGGCGAAGAGCAGTAGTATGGCCAGCAGGCTGCCCAGAATACGCACCACCTCAGGGATGCTGCTCAGAAGGGCAGAGGACATCAGACGGCCAGGCGGGGGAAGACGGCATGGGGCAGGGCAGtggacaggagaagccaggcagcGGGAGGTGTGCCTGGCCGCTCCGGCTGTCTCCACAGGGAGGCTGGGGTCCAGCAACTGGCGCTTACCACTGATACAGGAACGAGTTGAGGAGCGTGAAGAGCAGGAGAGGCAGCTGGGAGAGCAGCGTCACCCAGTTGTTGAAGTTGTAAGTGTCTGTGGGACCGGTGTGGTTGGTGCTCGGGGTCTCAGCTGTGCCGTTGGCCCCTGCCAACCGCCCCTGGAAGTACTGCCAGATGGGAGACAGTGTCGAGTCAGGAACTACTTTCCCCTTCCCCACTCGGGCTGAAGCCTTGGGGCCTGGCTTTGcactgtccccagcacctggCACACAAGTGGAGCAGGCTGGCTATGCGCTGAATTAAATGGCCGGATTCTGGGACTGAGTCCAAGGCCTTGCTACATGTCTGGGTCACATCTCCGCTTCAGTGTCCTGGCTCCAGCCTATGTTTAACCATCCCACGGgtatttattgaacacctactgtgtgccaggccccAGCTTAGGTGCTAAGCAACTACATCCTCtggcacacacacgcatgccacCACTCTTCTGCTTAGCTCCCCGCGGCCTGCAAGGCAGATCTCATGTTTTAGGACTCTCGAAGCTGATCCCAGACTCCCTTGCGCCATCCTGGTAAGCTCCAGGCTCTAGACACTTTTCTAAATAGGCTCTTCTTAGCCTGCACTCTGaattccctctccccaccctctgccTGCTCAGTTCCCGACCTACAAATCTCTTCTATGAAGCAGAAGTTATTTCTCCTGCGAGCGAACCTTTAGCACTCTGCTTCAGGCTGGCATGGAATGCCACGTTACATTATTAATAACTCTGGCCCTATGGCTCTCAAGTTCAGTAGCTGACTCATCTTTGGGTATCCAGGGTCAGCACTGACACAGGCACTCCACAGGCACCTGGAAAGTTGTTCCACTGAATATGTTTGAATAACCATGTCCCAAAGAAAACGCAAGCTACACGTTTTTGcctttctataaaaaaaaaaaaaaaatgcatgcaatGCCTGGTCCACAGTAGTTGCACACTAAATATTAGTTGAATAAATGCAATTCATGTCCTTGCAAAGAAAGTTAAAGGATTGGAAAATCCGCTTTTGGGGCGATTGGCCAGAAATAACGACAAAGAACATGGGCTGGTAGCTCCTTTGCTGGTTAGACTCCCTGCCCCTCGGAGATCTGGACATTGCTAAAAGTTTGCCTAGCCAGGAGAAAGGCGGCTCCTTCTGTGAGGCTCGGTGCTTCGCTGACAGGGGAGACATAGAAGGCGTGGTGAGGAAAGCGGCTCGGGACCCGCAGTCCGAGGCGGCTGGAGGTATGGACGTTTGTGGCCATGCGGTTGCTCACTGGCCGCCTGTCTCACCGGAATAGCGGTAATGAAGAAGTTCCAGGGGAGGAGGGTGCCCAGTCCCAGGATGAAGAAGCTGATCCCGACCAGGTGGTAGCTGCGGGGGGGATTAGTCAGAAGGTCACCCCGAGGACGCACGCCTGGGCCGCCCTAACCGACTCCGAGGCCGCCCCTCGGTAGAATGGACTACAACCCCCATCACTCCCATTCAAGCAGCCAAGGGAATCGGCTGATGGGAATTGTAGTTCCCGTTGGTCTTGGAGCCTAGAAGCATCCAGACCAGCGGGAATTCACAGGCCTATGGCTATGGGTGCCCCGGTACGCACCACATGGGGTTCCCGCCTCACCTATCCCGAGGGGAGTCTTCTCGCGCCATGGCTGCCGCAGCCCAGTGCGCCGGCCCGGTGGGGGGCGGCTGCACCTGAGCCTATGCGGGGCTGGGTGGTCGAAGGACAGCGACGGGGGCCGGTCTTCCGGAATCCCAAGGTCGGGGCGCCGTAGGGAGTGTAAGGGTCCAGGCTGGGCTACCGCGAGGACCACGCTTTGCAGGCTCGAACCTCGGCTCCGCCCCCGGGGCGGGGACAAAGGACCATGCACCCCTCCCCCTTGGCGCTGGCTTTCCAGACTCCGCCCGGCAGGCAGCTGTGCTTAGGATTTGGGATCCGGTTTCCCGCCGCTTGACCTGTGCTGCTGGGTCTTACCGCCGCTCCTCCCCACAAGCTCCGGTCCTCTCTGTGGGCATCTGTCCAGGAATCTGGGGAGGGTGACAAGGACAGCGCCAGATGGAAGGGGTCCGTCGGTGGCTGGGTACAGCCGCACTGGTTGCAGGTTCTTCCTCTTGGCACGCTCCGAGGTGAAGCCTCGCTTGCACCCCTTAAAGTTTGGAGCCCTCTGAGCTTGCTGCTACCCAGTCGGCAGCTTAGCGAGCAAGGCTGGCCGGCCAGGTGGGAGAAGCTGGTGTCACCTACTGTCGCAGAGGGTCCCGGCGAGATGTTCGGAGGAAGTTTCCCCAGAGGTCGAGGAGTTGGCCAGGTGTCTTTGCAGACGGATATGAAACAAACGGGCCCTTTTCCTGGAGTACCTGGGTGCAGCTGGGCTTGAATAAAGGCTCTGGAGGGAACTGAGGCCCAGAAGTGATTGATGCTCAGCTCCCTCCCGAGCAGTCACGCTGCGGCCACCACGGTGCATTCACCTTTCACTATTACCCCCACCCAGGAAAAACTTCGATGAGACTGCAAATTAGAGCCTTATAATTTATGCATGGGTGTGGTTTCTCTAGGATGAGGAAGTGAGACctattgtatatataattataaatatataattgtaaatataatatatattacatatatatgtatgtatatttatctgAGCTATCAAGACAGCTCTGAAGGGTAAGGGTGTTCCTGCctagcctgataacctgagttcaagcctgaGGACCCCTATAATGGGAGGACTGAAGTGACTCCtgcaaattgccctctgacctccacacaagcacgGTGGCACACTTGTACCATCCccatgaataaatgtaatatgtgtctgtgtatgtatgtgttttaaagAATAGTTattagctgagcagtggtggtgcacatctttaattccagcatttgggaggcagagccaggcagatctctgtgagtccaaggccagcctggtctacagagtgagatccaggacaggcaccaaaactacacagagaaaccctgtctcaaaaaagtgaaaaagaagccaggtggtggtggtgcatgcctttaattccagcactggggaggcagagccaggcgaatctttgtgagttcgagtccagcctagtctacaaagtgagacccagtacaggctccaaagctacacagagaaacctgtcttgagaaaaacaaacaaacaaacaaaaaaaaatgtgagaaagaaaggaaaaaccaaaaggaaaagaaattattttcaggtGGTTTTTCCTATGCACCAGGCAGACTGTGTTTCTGCCCCTGCTTGGTTCATTGAAGGTGGTCAATAAAGGATTAGATCATGGTGGTCTGCAGTTGACTCTCTgtgatgctaggaactgaacccagaacctGTGCATGTCAGGCAAAcactcttcccctccccactcctcccccagacagggttcttctgtgtagctttgctcctttcctggaacttgctctgtagcccaggctggcctcgaactcacagagatccgcctggctctgcctcctgagtgctgggattaaaggcgtgcgccaccgccgcccggcacaTATGCACTTTTTACTCATacttattttaataattgttgttacttgtggtgatatattgtgtaccctaataaacttgcctgaggatcagaggacagagccagacactagattagacatagagccaggcagtggtggcacacacacctttaatcctatcacctgagatctcatgcctttgcttgggaagcacacacacctttaatcccatgaagtaatatggcagggcagagaaagctatataaggctgaggaaacaggaactcactctcttttggctgaggattccGTAGAGGAAAGAACTAGtgtctggctgctctgcttctctgatctttcagctttcaccctgatgtctggctctgggttttttttttttttaaagaccatctaagattcgaataACATCTGGTATCCAAATTGTGgggcatgaattcacaaaaaagctgtttgcctgtggccttacaGGCCCACCTCTCGTGGGCCGGAGTCCCTAACCCGCTGGCTAAGGTTTTGGTGCAGATGCCGGTTTCCTACTTGACAGTGGGACAGGGGTTGGGGACATAGCCCTGGCACAGTCCTGAAGGCAAAAGTGGGGAATGGAGGTCTAGGGAGCCGTGCACTTTGCTGTTTGGGCTGGGGTGGAAGAGGATGAGGCCTTCCGGAGAAAGACCAGCCTGTTCCAGGACTGGGGACCGGAGTGCTGGCACACCGTGGGACACACAAACAGATCCCTTTGGctaggagaagaaggcagagcctCCCTGGGGTCGGATTTCACTTCAGGTTCTCAGCTCAGACTGGGGATCCTTGTAATTAACAACCAATATTTTGCTTCTATTCTGCGGTGAAATTGTTTGTGTAAAGAAACCCAGGCACAAAGCATTTTGATGGCACCGTGATATCCTAAGGG
The sequence above is drawn from the Peromyscus leucopus breed LL Stock chromosome 1, UCI_PerLeu_2.1, whole genome shotgun sequence genome and encodes:
- the Slc29a2 gene encoding equilibrative nucleoside transporter 2 isoform X1; the protein is MAREDSPRDSYHLVGISFFILGLGTLLPWNFFITAIPYFQGRLAGANGTAETPSTNHTGPTDTYNFNNWVTLLSQLPLLLFTLLNSFLYQCIPEVVRILGSLLAILLLFALTAALVKVDLSPGLFFSITMASVWFINSFCAVLQGSLFGQLGTMPSTYSTLFLSGQGLAGIFAALAMLMSMASGVDAQTSALGYFITPCVGILLSIVCYLSLPHLEFARYYLSKKLSQAPVQELETKAELLQADEKNGIPISPQKADPALDLDLEKEPESELDLDEPQKPGKPSVFVVFQKIWLTALCLVLVFTVTLSVFPAITAMVTSSTSPGKWSQFFNPICCFLLFNVMDWLGRSLTSYFLWPDEDSRLLPLLVCLRFLFVPLFMLCHVRERTRLPIIFRQDAYFITFMLLFAISNGYLVSLTMCLAPRQVLPHEREVAGALMTFFLALGLSCGASLSFLFKAYSEAHQSSPQPSSSVLPSPPLSAASGAETLPREGPLPRWASWSVGARRGQKLPWLIATLHMVRKKTPVVILLLTQE
- the Slc29a2 gene encoding equilibrative nucleoside transporter 2 isoform X2; the protein is MAREDSPRDSYHLVGISFFILGLGTLLPWNFFITAIPYFQGRLAGANGTAETPSTNHTGPTDTYNFNNWVTLLSQLPLLLFTLLNSFLYQCIPEVVRILGSLLAILLLFALTAALVKVDLSPGLFFSITMASVWFINSFCAVLQGSLFGQLGTMPSTYSTLFLSGQGLAGIFAALAMLMSMASGVDAQTSALGYFITPCVGILLSIVCYLSLPHLEFARYYLSKKLSQAPVQELETKAELLQAEVTLSVFPAITAMVTSSTSPGKWSQFFNPICCFLLFNVMDWLGRSLTSYFLWPDEDSRLLPLLVCLRFLFVPLFMLCHVRERTRLPIIFRQDAYFITFMLLFAISNGYLVSLTMCLAPRQVLPHEREVAGALMTFFLALGLSCGASLSFLFKAYSEAHQSSPQPSSSVLPSPPLSAASGAETLPREGPLPRWASWSVGARRGQKLPWLIATLHMVRKKTPVVILLLTQE